The following are encoded in a window of Amycolatopsis solani genomic DNA:
- a CDS encoding M23 family metallopeptidase: MTKLRRAAVAATITAALGLLGAPAATAAVAPFPALALPFKAGQQVYSAGIHSDDGSTGVKNAIDFSPADRTVRAPLAGTVHLQHCAGGDWVTIDHAGGWRTGYYHMEGIAVTDGEHVEPGAVLGSTGNALPCGGSSTGAHVHFTLWTLPDAPAANWDGVAFGAVSTTLATAYGEPVDGKSLGGWRFTAGAEQYQGTATHLADDAVTQLPGRFRAKL; the protein is encoded by the coding sequence GTGACGAAACTGCGTCGAGCGGCCGTGGCCGCCACGATCACCGCCGCTCTCGGACTGCTCGGCGCGCCGGCCGCGACCGCCGCAGTGGCCCCGTTCCCGGCGCTCGCCCTGCCGTTCAAGGCGGGCCAGCAGGTCTACTCGGCCGGCATCCACTCCGACGACGGCAGCACCGGCGTGAAGAACGCCATCGACTTCAGCCCCGCCGACCGCACGGTGCGCGCGCCGCTCGCCGGCACCGTCCACCTCCAGCACTGCGCCGGCGGCGACTGGGTGACCATCGACCACGCGGGCGGCTGGCGGACTGGCTACTACCACATGGAGGGCATCGCGGTCACCGACGGTGAGCACGTCGAGCCCGGCGCGGTGCTCGGTTCGACCGGCAACGCGCTCCCGTGCGGCGGCTCCAGCACGGGCGCCCACGTCCACTTCACGCTCTGGACCCTCCCGGACGCCCCGGCGGCGAACTGGGACGGCGTCGCGTTCGGCGCGGTCTCGACCACCCTCGCCACCGCGTATGGCGAGCCGGTGGACGGCAAATCCCTGGGCGGCTGGCGGTTCACGGCGGGCGCCGAGCAGTACCAGGGCACCGCGACGCACCTCGCGGACGACGCCGTGACGCAGCTGCCGGGGCGGTTCCGCGCCAAACTGTGA
- a CDS encoding potassium/proton antiporter: MDQLPVLLGVGGVVLLASVLAVRVSIRLGLPSLLLYLAMGVLLGEAGFGIRFDNPELTQSLGLAALVMILAEGGLTTRWSAVKPALGIGIALSTVAVVVSVAVTGAALHWLLGLDWRIALLWGAVLASTDAAAVFSVLRTAGIGKRLTGALELESGINDAPAYIAVVVLAEGTTVDWSLPLLAVYELAAGLGIGLAFGWVGGIALRRAALPATGLYPLATVAVCVVAYSSGQLLHASGLLATYVAALVLGNSRLPHRSDTLSFAEGLGWLAQIGLFVLLGLFASPGRLLDAIVPGLVAGAVVLLLARPISVVLSMLPFRLPWREQAFLSWAGLRGAVPIVLAMIPLSQGVPGAQRLVDAVFVLVIVLTLLQGATLGPLARWLGLAKKSEAHEIEVDSAPLDELGAELLQVRIQPGSKLHGVYLSELRLPVGATVSLVVREGASFTPQKTSRLQEHDQLLVVTTSVVRDAVERRLRAVDRAGRLARWRGESGH; encoded by the coding sequence ATGGACCAGCTTCCCGTGCTGCTCGGCGTCGGCGGTGTGGTGCTGCTCGCTTCCGTGCTCGCCGTGCGGGTTTCGATCCGGCTCGGCCTGCCCTCGCTGCTGCTCTACCTCGCGATGGGCGTGCTGCTGGGCGAAGCCGGCTTCGGCATCCGGTTCGACAACCCCGAGCTGACCCAGTCGCTCGGCCTCGCCGCGCTCGTCATGATCCTCGCCGAAGGCGGGCTGACCACGCGGTGGTCGGCGGTGAAACCCGCGCTGGGCATCGGGATCGCACTGTCCACAGTGGCCGTCGTGGTGAGCGTCGCGGTCACCGGCGCGGCCCTGCACTGGCTGCTGGGCCTCGACTGGCGGATCGCGCTGCTGTGGGGCGCGGTGCTCGCTTCGACCGACGCGGCCGCGGTGTTCTCCGTGCTCCGCACGGCCGGGATCGGCAAGCGGCTCACCGGCGCGCTCGAGCTCGAGTCGGGCATCAACGACGCGCCGGCGTACATCGCCGTCGTCGTGCTGGCCGAAGGCACCACTGTGGACTGGTCGCTGCCGCTGCTCGCGGTCTACGAACTCGCGGCGGGCCTGGGCATCGGCCTCGCGTTCGGCTGGGTGGGCGGGATCGCGCTGCGCCGGGCCGCGCTGCCGGCGACCGGCCTGTACCCGCTGGCCACGGTCGCGGTGTGCGTCGTGGCGTATTCGTCCGGTCAGCTGCTGCACGCGTCCGGGCTGCTCGCCACCTACGTCGCCGCGCTGGTGCTCGGCAATTCGCGGCTGCCGCACCGCTCGGACACGCTGTCCTTCGCCGAAGGGCTGGGCTGGCTGGCGCAGATCGGGCTGTTCGTGCTGCTCGGCCTGTTCGCCTCGCCGGGCCGGCTGCTCGACGCGATCGTGCCCGGCTTGGTCGCGGGCGCCGTCGTGCTGCTGCTGGCGCGGCCGATCTCCGTCGTGCTGTCGATGCTGCCGTTCCGGCTGCCGTGGCGGGAACAGGCGTTCCTGTCGTGGGCCGGGCTGCGCGGCGCGGTGCCGATCGTGCTCGCGATGATCCCGCTGTCGCAGGGGGTGCCGGGCGCCCAGCGGCTGGTCGACGCGGTGTTCGTGCTGGTCATCGTGCTGACGCTGCTGCAGGGCGCGACGCTCGGCCCGCTCGCGCGCTGGCTGGGGCTGGCGAAGAAGTCCGAGGCGCACGAGATCGAGGTCGACTCGGCGCCGCTGGACGAGCTCGGCGCCGAGCTGCTGCAGGTGCGCATCCAGCCCGGGTCGAAGCTGCACGGCGTGTACCTGTCCGAGCTGCGCCTGCCGGTCGGGGCGACGGTCAGCCTGGTCGTGCGCGAAGGCGCGAGCTTCACCCCGCAGAAGACCAGCCGCCTGCAGGAGCACGACCAGCTGCTGGTGGTCACGACGTCGGTGGTGCGCGACGCCGTCGAACGCCGGCTGCGCGCGGTCGACCGGGCCGGGCGCCTGGCCCGCTGGCGGGGCGAGTCGGGTCACTGA
- a CDS encoding ArsR/SmtB family transcription factor: METIALAEVAAVLAEPSRATICLVLLDGRAWTVGELAKAAGIALSTASEHVTRLADAGFVARVKQGRASYVRIADPRVAELIEHLAQHAEHRPVTGLKASLRVKRLGFARTCYDHLAGVLGVALRDGMLATGLVDTADGLTLTGRGREVLAGLGVPVEAGRRALLRDCLDWTERRDHLAGALPAALLDRAVDAGWVTRDGHRAVRVLPAARAPFAELGVELGTLGRP, translated from the coding sequence ATGGAGACGATCGCCCTCGCCGAGGTGGCCGCGGTGCTCGCCGAGCCGAGCCGGGCCACCATATGCCTCGTCCTGCTCGACGGGCGGGCCTGGACGGTCGGGGAGCTTGCGAAAGCGGCCGGGATCGCGCTCTCCACCGCCAGCGAGCACGTCACGCGATTGGCCGACGCCGGTTTCGTCGCGCGGGTCAAGCAGGGCCGGGCCAGCTACGTGCGGATCGCCGACCCGCGGGTGGCCGAGCTGATCGAGCACCTGGCCCAGCACGCCGAGCACCGGCCGGTGACCGGACTCAAGGCGTCGCTTCGGGTGAAACGGCTCGGCTTCGCGCGCACCTGCTACGACCACCTCGCCGGCGTCCTCGGCGTCGCCCTCCGCGACGGCATGCTCGCGACCGGGCTGGTCGACACCGCCGACGGCCTGACGCTGACCGGGCGCGGCCGCGAGGTGCTGGCCGGGCTCGGCGTACCGGTCGAAGCCGGGCGCCGGGCACTGCTGCGCGACTGTCTCGATTGGACGGAGCGCCGCGACCACCTCGCCGGCGCGCTCCCCGCGGCGCTGCTCGACCGGGCCGTCGACGCCGGCTGGGTGACCCGCGACGGGCACCGCGCGGTCAGGGTGCTCCCGGCCGCCCGAGCGCCGTTCGCCGAGCTCGGGGTCGAACTCGGCACATTAGGCCGTCCTTAA
- a CDS encoding penicillin-binding transpeptidase domain-containing protein, translating to MSPAARRGVLIGGALLVVAVVVAAFFVLNGGSTAPTAEAGATSVESPGALDPQSAITEYVQDLSENNPDAAARLTDDNAAAAVTLRDARNTLNPKSVVAKLTVLQPTPAGAKSTGGTFSMAWSLKGGVWNYDVPFQLNLAGGKWLVHWSPSLLHPKLEAGQRLVVSTATQDSTAVADRDGKPLLISGAAGVRPVDGDPAPLLRSALTGQVTAATGAGFAVERVDTAGKVAETLFGKAAAEGAPPLVSSLSLAAQNAAQAAVNGYQGSAMLVALDTGSGDILAVAQNAAAGNTPKALNGLFEPGSSFKIATAVAAVQQSGLNAGSPVDCPGVATIGTRTVRNEDFELGATNLQTAFARSCNTTFGQLALALPADGLKKAADELGLNADYDIPGIKTELGKVEPAASKDEQVEDGFGQGRIQASALGGAVMAATVAAGKAITPRLWHDLPTTVVKGYSPPPAAVLGEVRKLMRAVVTSGTGRAAAGAGTVLGKTGTAQFGDGSNATGWFVGYRGAVAFAVVLENSNDSGPAVTLAAKFLKAL from the coding sequence ATGAGTCCTGCGGCGAGACGTGGCGTCCTGATCGGCGGCGCGCTGCTGGTGGTCGCGGTCGTGGTGGCGGCGTTCTTCGTCTTGAACGGCGGGAGCACGGCGCCGACGGCGGAAGCCGGGGCGACGTCGGTGGAGAGCCCCGGTGCACTCGACCCGCAGTCGGCGATCACCGAGTACGTGCAGGACCTGTCCGAGAACAACCCCGACGCGGCCGCCCGGCTGACCGACGACAACGCGGCGGCGGCGGTGACGCTGCGCGACGCGCGGAACACGCTGAACCCGAAGTCGGTCGTCGCCAAGCTGACCGTGCTGCAGCCGACGCCGGCCGGGGCGAAGTCGACCGGCGGGACGTTCTCCATGGCGTGGTCGCTGAAGGGCGGCGTCTGGAACTACGACGTCCCGTTCCAGCTGAACCTGGCGGGCGGCAAGTGGCTCGTGCACTGGTCGCCGTCGCTGCTGCACCCGAAGCTGGAGGCGGGGCAGCGCCTGGTGGTCAGCACCGCCACCCAGGACAGCACCGCGGTCGCCGACCGCGACGGCAAGCCGCTGCTCATCAGCGGGGCCGCCGGCGTGCGGCCGGTGGACGGCGACCCGGCGCCGCTGCTGCGCTCGGCGCTCACCGGTCAGGTCACGGCCGCGACCGGCGCGGGCTTCGCCGTCGAGCGCGTCGACACGGCGGGCAAGGTCGCGGAGACGTTGTTCGGCAAGGCGGCGGCCGAGGGCGCGCCGCCGCTCGTGTCGAGCCTGAGCCTGGCCGCGCAGAACGCCGCGCAGGCCGCGGTGAACGGCTACCAGGGCTCGGCGATGCTGGTCGCGCTGGACACGGGGTCGGGCGACATCCTGGCCGTCGCGCAGAACGCGGCCGCCGGGAACACCCCGAAGGCCCTCAACGGACTGTTCGAGCCCGGTTCGTCGTTCAAGATCGCGACGGCCGTCGCGGCGGTCCAGCAGAGCGGGCTGAACGCGGGGTCACCGGTTGATTGCCCAGGCGTCGCCACGATCGGCACGCGCACGGTGCGCAACGAGGACTTCGAGCTGGGCGCGACGAACCTGCAGACGGCGTTCGCGCGCTCCTGCAACACGACGTTCGGCCAGCTCGCGCTGGCGCTCCCGGCGGACGGGCTGAAGAAGGCCGCGGACGAACTCGGCCTCAACGCCGACTACGACATCCCCGGCATCAAGACGGAGCTGGGCAAGGTCGAGCCCGCGGCGAGCAAGGACGAGCAGGTCGAGGACGGCTTCGGCCAGGGCCGCATCCAGGCGAGCGCCCTCGGCGGCGCCGTGATGGCCGCGACGGTGGCGGCGGGCAAGGCGATCACCCCGAGGCTGTGGCACGACCTGCCGACCACGGTCGTCAAGGGCTACTCGCCCCCGCCCGCGGCGGTCCTCGGCGAGGTCCGCAAGCTGATGCGCGCGGTGGTGACCAGCGGAACGGGCCGCGCCGCGGCGGGCGCGGGAACGGTGCTGGGCAAGACGGGCACAGCCCAGTTCGGCGACGGCTCGAACGCGACGGGCTGGTTCGTGGGCTACCGAGGCGCGGTGGCGTTCGCGGTGGTCCTGGAGAACTCGAACGACTCAGGCCCGGCCGTCACCCTGGCGGCCAAGTTCCTGAAAGCGCTCTAA
- the ileS gene encoding isoleucine--tRNA ligase: MYPQAQLDDGAGVPSQPSFPALEKQVLAYWESDRTFQATIDARPAGEKGENEYVFYDGPPFANGLPHYGHLLTGYVKDLVPRYQTMKGRKVERRFGWDTHGLPAELEAMRQLGITETSEIEEMGIAKFNAASQESVLRYTDEWREYVTRQARWVDFDNDYKTLDVTYMESVLWAFKRLWDKGLVYEGYRVLPYCWRDATPLSNHELGMDADVYRNRQDPAVTVGFRLAGNDNELDGTYLLIWTTTPWTLPSNLATAVHPEVSYVVVESDGKRFLLAEARVAAYERELGEEPAVVARYTGADLLGTRYAPPFPYFTGTENAHQVLAADYVTTDDGTGIVHIAPAYGADDKVVTDAAGIPPVTPVDAHGKFDATVPDYEGQQVFDANPNIVRDLKNGTGSAGQQGAVLLRHETYDHSYPHCWRCRNPLIYRAVSSWFVAVTQFKDRMVELNQQITWYPENVKDGQFGKWLENAIDWSISRNRYFGTPIPVWQSDNPEYPRTDVYGSLDELEADFGVRLDNLHRPYIDELTRPNPDDPTGQSTMRRVPDVLDVWFDSGSMPYAQVHYPFENAEWFEHHYPSDFIVEYIGQTRGWFYLLHVLATALFDRPAFRACVAHGIVLGSDGAKMSKSLRNYPDVNEVFERDGSDAMRWYLMASPILRGGNLVVTDKGIRDAVRQAVLPLWNSYYFLALYANAEGVDGRWRTDSPNVLDRYVLAKTHELVTDVEYAMDSYDVAGACQTVRDFLEVLTNWYVRRSRDRFWAGDRDAIDTLHTVLEVTSRVAAPLLPLTTEVVWRGLTGGRSVHLTDWPNANDLPADAALVTAMDRVRQVASSALSLRKANKLRVRLPLSSLVVAAEDASSLAPFADILRDEVNVKAVELTTDVAAHGGFEVAVNARAAGPRLGKDVQTVIKAVKAGDWSLRGGAVVAAGITLHEGEFDRRLVAKSGGAAAELPGGSGLVLIDTEVTPELAAEGVVRDLVRVVQQARRDAGLDVADRIALTVDAPADVVEAARRHEEFLASETLATSVAYEPVGEGFAGTVGDGTKVTAAVAKA, from the coding sequence ATGTACCCCCAGGCCCAGCTCGACGACGGCGCGGGCGTCCCGTCGCAGCCGTCCTTCCCCGCGCTGGAGAAGCAGGTCCTCGCCTACTGGGAGAGCGACCGGACGTTCCAGGCGACGATCGACGCGCGGCCCGCCGGCGAAAAGGGCGAAAACGAGTACGTCTTCTACGACGGCCCGCCCTTCGCCAACGGCCTGCCGCACTACGGCCACCTGCTCACCGGGTACGTCAAGGACCTGGTGCCGCGCTACCAGACGATGAAGGGCCGCAAGGTCGAGCGCCGCTTCGGCTGGGACACCCACGGCCTGCCCGCCGAGCTCGAGGCGATGCGCCAGCTCGGCATCACCGAGACGTCCGAGATCGAAGAGATGGGCATCGCGAAGTTCAACGCGGCTTCGCAGGAGTCCGTGCTGCGCTACACCGACGAGTGGCGCGAGTACGTCACGCGCCAGGCGCGCTGGGTCGACTTCGACAACGACTACAAGACCCTCGACGTCACCTACATGGAGTCGGTGCTCTGGGCGTTCAAACGCCTGTGGGACAAGGGACTCGTCTACGAGGGCTACCGCGTCCTGCCGTACTGCTGGCGCGACGCGACGCCGCTGTCCAACCACGAGCTGGGCATGGACGCCGACGTCTACCGCAACCGCCAGGACCCGGCCGTCACGGTCGGCTTCCGGTTGGCGGGCAACGACAACGAGCTCGACGGCACCTACCTGCTGATCTGGACGACCACGCCGTGGACGCTGCCGTCGAACCTCGCCACGGCCGTGCACCCCGAGGTGTCCTACGTCGTCGTGGAGAGCGACGGCAAGCGGTTCCTGCTCGCCGAAGCGCGCGTCGCGGCGTACGAGCGTGAACTCGGCGAGGAGCCGGCGGTCGTCGCCCGCTACACGGGTGCCGACCTGCTCGGCACCCGCTACGCGCCGCCGTTCCCGTACTTCACCGGCACCGAGAACGCGCACCAGGTCCTCGCCGCCGACTACGTCACCACCGACGACGGCACCGGGATCGTGCACATCGCCCCGGCCTACGGCGCCGACGACAAGGTCGTCACCGACGCGGCGGGCATCCCGCCGGTCACGCCGGTCGACGCGCACGGCAAGTTCGACGCGACCGTGCCGGACTACGAGGGCCAGCAGGTCTTCGACGCCAACCCGAACATCGTGCGGGACCTCAAGAACGGCACGGGTTCGGCGGGGCAGCAGGGTGCCGTGCTGCTGCGGCACGAGACCTACGACCACTCCTACCCGCACTGCTGGCGCTGCCGGAACCCGCTGATCTACCGCGCGGTCTCGTCGTGGTTCGTCGCGGTGACGCAGTTCAAGGACCGGATGGTCGAGCTGAACCAGCAGATCACCTGGTACCCGGAGAACGTGAAGGACGGCCAGTTCGGGAAGTGGCTGGAGAACGCCATCGACTGGTCGATCTCCCGCAACCGCTACTTCGGCACGCCGATCCCGGTGTGGCAGTCCGACAACCCCGAGTACCCGCGCACCGACGTCTACGGCTCGCTCGACGAGCTGGAGGCCGACTTCGGCGTGCGGCTGGACAACCTGCACCGGCCCTACATCGACGAGCTGACCCGGCCGAACCCGGACGACCCGACCGGCCAGTCGACCATGCGCCGCGTGCCGGACGTCCTCGACGTCTGGTTCGACTCGGGCTCCATGCCGTACGCCCAGGTGCACTACCCGTTCGAGAACGCCGAGTGGTTCGAGCACCACTACCCGAGCGACTTCATCGTCGAGTACATCGGGCAGACCCGCGGCTGGTTCTACCTGCTGCACGTGCTCGCGACGGCGTTGTTCGACCGGCCGGCGTTCCGCGCCTGCGTCGCGCACGGCATCGTGCTCGGCTCCGACGGCGCGAAGATGTCCAAGTCGCTGCGCAACTACCCGGACGTCAACGAGGTCTTCGAGCGCGACGGCTCCGACGCCATGCGCTGGTACCTGATGGCGAGCCCGATCCTGCGCGGCGGCAACCTCGTCGTCACCGACAAGGGCATCCGTGACGCCGTCCGCCAGGCCGTGCTGCCGCTGTGGAACTCGTACTACTTCCTCGCGCTGTACGCGAACGCCGAGGGCGTGGACGGCCGGTGGCGCACGGATTCGCCGAACGTGCTCGACCGGTACGTCCTGGCGAAGACGCACGAGCTGGTCACCGACGTCGAGTACGCGATGGACAGCTACGACGTCGCGGGCGCGTGCCAGACCGTGCGGGACTTCCTCGAAGTCCTGACCAACTGGTACGTGCGCCGCTCGCGGGACCGCTTCTGGGCCGGCGACCGGGACGCGATCGACACGTTGCACACCGTGCTCGAGGTGACGTCGCGGGTGGCGGCGCCGCTGCTGCCGCTGACCACCGAGGTCGTCTGGCGCGGGCTCACCGGCGGCCGCTCGGTGCACCTGACCGACTGGCCGAACGCCAACGACTTGCCCGCGGACGCGGCGCTGGTCACGGCGATGGACCGGGTGCGGCAGGTGGCGTCGTCGGCGCTGTCGCTGCGCAAGGCGAACAAGCTGCGCGTGCGGCTGCCGCTGTCGTCGCTGGTCGTGGCGGCCGAGGACGCCTCGTCGCTGGCACCGTTCGCCGACATCCTGCGGGACGAGGTGAACGTCAAGGCGGTCGAGCTGACCACCGACGTCGCCGCGCACGGCGGGTTCGAGGTCGCGGTGAACGCGCGCGCCGCCGGCCCGCGGCTGGGCAAGGACGTCCAGACGGTGATCAAGGCCGTCAAGGCGGGTGACTGGTCGCTGCGGGGCGGCGCCGTGGTCGCGGCCGGCATCACGCTGCACGAGGGCGAGTTCGACCGGCGGCTGGTCGCCAAGAGCGGCGGCGCGGCGGCGGAGCTGCCCGGCGGGTCCGGGCTGGTCCTGATCGACACCGAGGTGACGCCGGAGCTGGCCGCCGAAGGCGTCGTCCGCGACCTGGTCCGGGTCGTGCAGCAGGCCCGCCGCGACGCCGGGCTCGACGTCGCGGACCGGATCGCGCTGACCGTCGACGCACCGGCCGACGTCGTCGAGGCGGCGCGGCGGCACGAGGAGTTCCTGGCCTCGGAGACGCTGGCGACGTCGGTGGCGTACGAGCCGGTCGGCGAGGGCTTCGCCGGCACGGTCGGCGACGGCACGAAGGTGACGGCGGCGGTCGCGAAAGCCTGA
- a CDS encoding HSP90 family protein — MSRTFQVDLRGVVDLLSRHLYSSPRVYVRELLQNAVDAVTARRAREPGAPAEIAVEVGDGVLRVTDTGIGLTEAQVHELLATIGRSSKRDELGFQRHEFLGQFGIGLLSAFLVADEVRVVTRSAGGGPAVSWTGRSDGTYAIWPGERDAPGTTVTLDARPGAEPWFVPATVAELATLYGSMLPFGITVDGEPVTQPVPWAADDRTPGQRQADLVGYAQDTLGFTPFDVVELDVPAAGLTGVAYVLPFPASPAEHGGHRVYLKRMLLAENAPGLLPDWAFFARCVVDAGELRPTAGREALYDDGQLESAREALGDQLRGWLAGLARTAPDRLNRFLGIHHLGVKALALHDDEMLRLVEQWWPLETNVGRMTMAEFRGRYGLLRYCATADEFQQLAGVAAAQDIAVINGGYTYDSELAERMRALEPDLLVTRLDPSDLTTAFAELDSATALATRPFVAAAQRHLDRLGCEVVLREFQPAGLPVLYLLDRAAAFAGELRATKEQVDELWAGVLSAFEKPADDRPQLVLNHRNPLVRRISLLQDDTLRGLAVESLYGQALLFGRHPIRPADAELLNRSFLGLLEQAVPEEESR; from the coding sequence GTGAGCCGCACTTTTCAGGTGGATCTTCGCGGGGTCGTCGACCTCCTCAGCCGCCACCTCTACTCGAGCCCGCGCGTGTACGTGCGGGAGCTCCTGCAGAACGCCGTCGACGCGGTGACCGCGCGCCGCGCGCGGGAACCCGGTGCGCCCGCGGAGATCGCGGTCGAGGTGGGCGACGGCGTCCTGCGCGTGACCGACACCGGGATCGGGCTGACCGAAGCCCAGGTGCACGAACTGCTCGCGACGATCGGGCGCAGCTCCAAAAGGGACGAACTGGGCTTCCAGCGCCACGAGTTCCTCGGCCAGTTCGGGATCGGGCTGCTGTCGGCCTTCCTCGTCGCCGACGAGGTGCGCGTCGTGACGCGCTCGGCCGGCGGCGGCCCGGCCGTCTCGTGGACCGGCCGGTCCGACGGCACCTACGCCATCTGGCCGGGCGAACGGGACGCGCCGGGCACCACGGTGACCCTCGACGCGCGTCCGGGCGCCGAACCGTGGTTCGTCCCCGCCACGGTCGCCGAACTGGCCACGCTCTACGGCTCGATGCTGCCGTTCGGGATCACCGTCGACGGCGAGCCGGTCACCCAGCCCGTGCCGTGGGCCGCCGACGACCGCACGCCCGGGCAGCGGCAGGCCGACCTGGTCGGCTACGCGCAGGACACCCTGGGCTTCACGCCGTTCGACGTCGTCGAACTGGACGTGCCCGCCGCCGGGCTGACCGGGGTCGCGTACGTGCTCCCGTTCCCGGCCAGCCCGGCCGAGCACGGCGGCCACCGCGTCTACCTCAAGCGGATGCTGCTCGCGGAGAACGCGCCGGGCCTGCTACCGGACTGGGCGTTCTTCGCCCGCTGCGTCGTCGACGCGGGTGAGCTGCGGCCGACGGCCGGCCGGGAAGCGCTTTACGACGACGGCCAGCTGGAGTCGGCGCGCGAGGCGCTGGGCGATCAGCTGCGCGGCTGGCTCGCCGGCCTGGCGCGGACCGCCCCCGACCGGCTGAACCGGTTCCTCGGGATCCACCACCTCGGGGTCAAGGCCCTCGCCCTGCACGACGACGAGATGCTGCGGCTGGTCGAGCAGTGGTGGCCGCTGGAGACCAACGTCGGCCGGATGACCATGGCCGAGTTCCGCGGCCGCTACGGGCTGCTGCGCTACTGCGCCACCGCCGACGAGTTCCAGCAGCTGGCCGGGGTCGCGGCCGCGCAGGACATCGCCGTGATCAACGGCGGCTACACCTACGACAGCGAGCTGGCCGAGCGGATGCGGGCGCTCGAACCGGACCTGCTGGTGACCCGGCTCGACCCGAGCGACCTCACCACCGCGTTCGCCGAGCTCGACAGCGCCACCGCGCTGGCCACCCGGCCGTTCGTCGCGGCCGCGCAGCGCCACCTCGACCGGCTGGGCTGCGAGGTCGTGCTGCGCGAGTTCCAGCCGGCCGGCCTGCCGGTGCTCTACCTGCTGGACCGGGCGGCCGCGTTCGCCGGCGAGCTGCGGGCCACCAAGGAGCAGGTCGACGAGCTGTGGGCGGGGGTGCTCTCGGCGTTCGAGAAGCCCGCCGACGACCGCCCGCAGCTGGTGCTCAACCACCGCAACCCGCTGGTGCGGCGGATCAGCCTGCTCCAGGACGACACGCTGCGCGGGCTGGCCGTCGAGTCGCTCTACGGCCAGGCCCTGCTGTTCGGCAGGCACCCGATCCGGCCGGCCGACGCCGAGCTGCTGAACCGTTCGTTCCTCGGCCTGCTGGAGCAGGCCGTCCCCGAAGAGGAGTCCCGATGA
- the wag31 gene encoding DivIVA-like cell division protein Wag31, producing MSLTPADVHNVAFSKPPIGKRGYNEDEVDAFLDLVETELARLIEDNNELRQQMEQLDAELESTRGELENAKANVGAPPMREEPSRRLAPVPPPQSAMEQTQAHSMVGDSTEPNVQAAKVLGLAQEMADRLTAEAKTESDGMLAEARTKSEQLLSDARAKSDSMVNEARTRVDTMLNDARTRAETLERQARDKATTLERESQRKYTETMNSLNSEKSGLGKKIEELRTIEREYRTRLRGFLESQLRELDDRGSAAPASASSGSGQTSGSSSGGQGYSFGPRAEAG from the coding sequence ATGTCGTTGACCCCCGCTGACGTGCATAACGTTGCGTTCAGCAAGCCGCCCATCGGCAAGAGGGGCTACAACGAGGACGAGGTGGACGCGTTCCTCGACCTGGTGGAGACCGAGCTGGCCCGCTTGATCGAAGACAACAACGAGCTGCGCCAGCAGATGGAGCAGCTCGACGCGGAACTCGAGTCGACCCGTGGGGAGCTCGAGAACGCCAAGGCGAACGTCGGCGCCCCCCCGATGCGTGAAGAGCCGTCGCGCCGGCTGGCCCCCGTGCCGCCGCCGCAGTCGGCCATGGAGCAGACGCAGGCGCACTCGATGGTCGGCGACAGCACGGAGCCGAACGTGCAGGCGGCCAAGGTCCTGGGTCTCGCCCAGGAGATGGCCGACCGGCTGACCGCCGAGGCGAAGACCGAGTCCGACGGGATGCTGGCCGAGGCCCGCACCAAGTCCGAGCAGCTGCTTTCGGACGCCCGGGCGAAGTCCGACTCGATGGTGAACGAGGCGCGGACCCGCGTCGACACGATGCTGAACGACGCGCGGACCCGGGCGGAGACCTTGGAGCGCCAGGCGCGCGACAAGGCGACGACGCTGGAGCGCGAGTCGCAGCGCAAGTACACCGAGACGATGAACAGCCTGAACTCCGAGAAGAGCGGGCTGGGCAAGAAGATCGAGGAGCTGCGCACGATCGAGCGGGAGTACCGCACGAGGCTGCGCGGGTTCCTCGAGTCCCAGCTGCGCGAGCTCGACGACCGCGGTTCCGCCGCGCCCGCGTCGGCCTCGTCGGGCTCCGGCCAGACGTCCGGTTCGTCCAGCGGCGGCCAGGGCTACTCGTTCGGCCCGCGCGCCGAAGCCGGCTGA
- a CDS encoding YggT family protein — MWLVVWYVLFAFWLLLTARIVVELVRTFAREWHPAGGVAVTLETIYTVTDPPVRLFRRIIPMVRIGGVGLDLSIMVLLLVVFFAMQLATPS; from the coding sequence GTGTGGCTGGTCGTCTGGTACGTGCTGTTCGCCTTCTGGCTGCTGCTGACGGCGCGGATCGTGGTCGAACTCGTCCGCACGTTCGCGCGTGAGTGGCATCCGGCCGGAGGGGTTGCGGTGACGCTCGAGACCATCTACACAGTGACGGACCCGCCGGTCCGGTTGTTCAGAAGGATCATTCCGATGGTCCGGATCGGCGGCGTCGGACTGGACTTGTCGATTATGGTGCTGCTGTTGGTTGTGTTCTTCGCGATGCAACTGGCGACTCCAAGTTGA